Genomic segment of Saprospira sp. CCB-QB6:
CAAGCTAAACGGCCCGCCACCAAGAGCAAAATAGGCGAGTTGGTTTTGGCCTTAAAGTCCTCAAAAGCTTGTAAGAGCCTTAGCATATTTTTGCGGGGATGGATAGAACCGAGGTACAAAAAGTAATCTTGGCCCTCTGCATATTTTTCTCGAATAAGCTGTTGTTCTGGCTCCGTCAAAGGCTTATAGCTTTGGTGGCAACCATTATAACTATAAAAAGTTTTGCCTTGGGCTGCTGGGAACTGGGCCAAAATATCATCTTGAGAGTATTGGGAGACCGTGGCAATTTTTTGGGCGGCCGCAATAAACTTCGGCATAAAGTATTCGTAATGTTTGCGGTGGGCCCAAGGGACCAAATCTGGAAAATGTTTCCAGGCAATATCATGAATTACCAAAAGCGTGGGAATATTGGCCCGAAGCGACAAAAAGCCATCGGGAGAAAAAAAGCGATCACAGCCATATTTTTTGAAGGCGGCGGGCAGGCTCCACTCAAACCAGAGGTAAAACAGAATGGGATGCCGAGCTGGAGGTCCCAAAACCACAGGCGTTACATTGGGACCAAAAACAAACTGAGGATCATAAGGACGATCGAAAAAAAAGACAAATTCTTCTTCGGGATGCTGTTCTACCCAGCGTTTAAGAATTTCGAAGCTATACCAGCCGATTCCTTCTAATTTATTGGTTAGTAGAAAGCGGGCATTTACAGCAATAGACATAAGTTAATTATTTTGGACCAAGAAAGGCGGCGAAGCCGCCAAAAGGAGCGCAGCGACGCGGCTGAGGGATGGACAGCAGTGGCCGAAGGCTAGACCCAGTTTTTTTGAGCGCAGCGAAAAAAACGCAGGGCCGAGCGACCCGACCAACGGGAGCCGACGCAGCGAAGCAAGTAATAGCGAGCTGCGAAACAGCCCGACCCGACCGATAATTCATGAGGGTTTTAACCCTCATTTTGTATAAGCTCGCAAAGCGATGTCGCTTTGCGCTGGGTTTCAACCTAGCGGAAGGGGCAGCCCCAAAAAAAAGAAAAAAGGGCAAAAAAAAGCAGCCCAAACAGAAAGACTGTCTGGGCTGCAGAAAATTTATGGCTTAATTAAGCTTATTGCTTAACAAACTTCTGAGAGCTAGCACCTTTAGCAGTACGAACAGAGAAGAAGTAAACGCCAGCAGGTAGGTTGCTTACATCGTAAGTTACTACATCAGACTGAAGGTCATTCTTTTGCTCGTTGATGATCATACGACCAGTTGCATCAGTGATAATGTATTGAACATTGCTGTTCATCTCAGTCAACTCTACTTTAGCAGTGATTTGCTCAGTAGCAGGGTTGGGGAAGATGCTAAATTCAGTAGTAACATCAGGATTCTGAGTTACATTTACAGGGAATTTAGTAGCCAAGTTCAAAGAGATAGCAGGAATTGCATCCAAACCATAACCGATGTTGTACCAACGGTGACCAACTAGTCCGCTTGTTCCAATATAACCAGTGCGCAAAACAGTGGGAGAAACTCTAACAAGGCCTGAAGGGCTATTGTCCTCTTGAACGACAAAGTTATCTGTGTAGTCTACAGCTTCTGCAATAGAGATAAACATACCTCTATGTTCGCCATTAGCTGTTCTAAGACCGTTAATAACATCTGATTGGATAACAGTAGCTACATAAGCAGTGTTAGGCTTGAGTGTTACACCGTATACGCTGTTAAGTCCTACGATATTTACACGACGCTGATAAGAGTCACCAGCTACAAGTGCAACAGTATCATTACCGATACCGCTAAGGATAAGTTCAGGATCAAAAGCGCTAGCTGGATCTTGCGTCCAAAGTCCAGTGCTATCTGTGTCAGCTACTTCATAAATACGTGTAGCGATGCTCACAAGACCGCCAGCAAGGCTGGGGTCAATAGTGGCTGAAGAGGGAGTGTATCCCATATAAGACATAGAGTCGATCATTAGTGAATCTTCTGTAGCAGGGTCGATGGCATAGTTAGGGATATAGTACATAGACCCCCATTCCATAACACCAGGAAGTTGACCAGCTGCATCTTCATTCAAAAGTGCACCACTACCGCTAGTTACAGGGTAACCATCAGCATCTAAGAAAGTTTTAGATAGAGTCATGTCCTCAGTTACAACAAACTGAGTAGACATAGAGTCATTTGCATTTGGAGTATATCCGCTAGCAGGTGCTTGATCGTAAGCTACCCATTGGTTAACAGTATAAGTACCTGCAACTGTAGGCAACCATCCGTTAATTGTTCCTTCTAGAGTAGTAGAGCTACTATCAGGTACATAATAAGCAGGGATAGCATCTGTAATGGCTAGCGTGTCTAGCACGGCAACGTTACCAGAAGGATCCAATACTTCGATGTACATAGACAAAGTTGAACCAGCAATATTTTCAGATCCGATATTGTCTACAGTTCCACCCCAAAACATATTATCTGTATCCTCAAGCAAACGAAGGTTTGTTGTTCCTTCATCAGAAACTTGAGAGATAGATGCTAGGCGAATATCTGAGTAAGGTTCATTGGTTTTGATTGAAATATCATCTACACCATAGAAATATGCATAGTCATTGTAGTAAAAACGAATGAAGCAGTTTTCTAGTGATTGGTTAGCGGCAGCCTCACGTAACGGTCTGGTAAAGTTTAGAGAGAAAAAGCCTTCTTTGAAAAGAACGCCATTGCTAAACGCACCAAGAGTAGGCAAGTCAGTTGTAGCAGAAAAATCTGTCAAGATCGTCCAAGTTGCACCACTATCCAAAGACACCTCTACGGTATAGCCATCAAAGCCTTCGTTAAGTGCTACAGTTCTAGCATATCCTTCGATAGTCAAGATAGAATCTGCGTAAGCAGAAAGATCAATAACAGGGCTTGTCAAATATGCTTCTTGTATCTTGGGATCCCCTGTTGCAGTGGTGTCATTAAAGTAGTGGTAGAACCCATCAAACATAGCAGAACCATCGGCCCAGCTAGGAGAAAATAGCGTATCTGCTGCAGCTAAAGAAGCAGACGCACCAGTAGGAGTGTACTCCCATTGAGGAGTGTAAGCACTTGTGAGCGTCCAGCCCAAGCTTCCTAAGGTACCATCTGCAGAAGCAAAACGACCAACAGAATCTGTGTGCACATCTGCGGATCCAGCTCCCCAAACAGTTACTTGTGCAAACGCTGCATTCCAAGAGAAAAGCAACGCTACAGCAAATAAGGCTGTAGTAAGTTTTTGGTTAAACATAAAATAGATTTAAAATTGTGTAATTAGAACAATAGCTTCAATTCGGTAAAAATAGACAAAATATTATAGAATACAAGCCCATGATTAAGCCTTTGTTAAGTCTTAAGTCGTATTTAACAAGCTCTTAGCCTTAATTTGGCGACAGTCTCGATAAAAGATCTATTATACTTCAAAGCCTTTTATTTAACTATTTTTTTTTGGCCTAAGACTAACTAACTGTTAATAATCGCTTTACTTATTACTAAATAGTTAGTTTATTCTCTAGCTCGGCTAAGCGTACTAATGCTAGTTTAACAAAAGCTTAGTTTTTTAGACTGCCCGCTTTTTCCCTAACTTTGGGCTTTTAGTATTTCTCTACATAAAAGCCTTTTATGCGATACTTTCTCCCTTTTTTAGCCCTTTTGCTTTTTGCTTGCCAAGGAGAAGCACCAACTTCCAGTCAGGAAGAAGCGCAAACCACCTCTTCCATAGAGCTTCGGCAGGCCCAAGGGTTTAAGGTCAAGGCCATAGAAAATGGACAATATTTAGTAGAAATTGGCGAGCAGCGCTTTTGCCTTTATCCTAGGACGTTGAAAATTAGCAAAAGGCTGGAAAACTACCAGTATTTGCCCTATCCCCTAAAAAGAGTGGTCTGCAAAAGCAGTCCCGCCTGGGCCATGATCGAACTCCTCGGTGAGCATAAAAGCGTAGTGGGCATTTCTGATGCAAGAGATTTTAAAAGCCATTATGTTGAGATCCTCCCCGAATTGGGCCGAGAACAGCTTAATTATGAGGCTTTACTTTTACTATCGCCAGAGTTGGTGGTTGGTTATGGGGCCAAAGCTGACCCCAAACTAGCCGACCTAAATATTCCCGAGCTTCGCCTTAAAGAATATGCAGAAGCCTCTCCCCTCGCCCAGATGGAATGGATTCGCTTGTTTGGTCTACTCTTCGAAAAAGATGAGATGGCCCAAAATTTTGTAAATGAGCGCTTTGCCGCCTACAAAGAACTGAAACAGTTGGCCCAAAAGGCCCAAACACGGCCTTCAGTTTTGCTGGGTAGCCAGTTTGGCGGTGGCTGGTATTTGGCTGGAGGGAAAAGCTTTATGGCCCAATATCTAGCCGATGCACAAGCCAATTATCTCTGGAAAGACCTGCCAGGAAAAGAGGGCGTTCCCCTAGATTTTGAGGCCGTTTTGGCCAAAGGACAAAAGGCCGATTACTGGCTTAATGTGGGTAGTTACAGGAGCTTCGAGGAACTAAGGGCCAATAACCCCCGCTATGCCCTTTTCCAGGCCTTTCAGCAAAAAAAGATCTATAATTATTATGGCAATGTTTACTGTGGCACAGGTCGCCGCAACTTCTTCGAATCAGGCACTATTTATCCCGATGAAGTGCTTAGCGACCTGATCCATATTTTCCACCCAGAGCTTTTGCCCAATTGGCGGCTCCATTATTATTATGATTGGGCGGATGATGCATTTTAACCGATTTTTTTCGCTCTTCCTAGCCCTTCTGCTGCTCTTCGCCCTAAGTTTGGCGCTGGGCTCTAGCCCTATTTCCATTAGCCAATTGTGGCAAGGGCTTTCTCTTGGCCCTCAATCTACCGAAGGGCTGGCGAGCATCATTTGGCAGCTCCGCCTACCCCGAAGTCTGGCCGCCATTTTGGCCGGAGCGGGCTTGTCGGTCAGTGGACTTTTACTGCAAACTTTTTTCCGAAACCCTATTGCGGGCCCCTTTGTCTTGGGCATTAGTAGCGCAGCGGGACTAGGAGCTGCGCTCTGGATTATGGGCGGCAGCCTACTGGGCCTAAGTTCCTTTTGGGCCGCTAGCCGATGGGGACTTTTAGCGGCCGCAGCCAGCGGGGCCGCCTTTTGCCTCTTTATTTTGTTGCTTTTGGCTTGGCGCTTGGGCCAACGGCCCGCTCACCTCCTACTGATGGGCCTGATGCTAGGCAGTTTTACCAATGCTTTTATCCTTTTTCTCCAATATTTTAGCCCCAAAGAAGAACTACAATCTTTCATTTTTTGGAGCATGGGCGACCTCAACCGCCTAGGCTGGAGCGAGCTGGCCCTACTCACGCCTTTGGTCTTTTTTGCCCTCTTTTTAGCCTTTTTACTGGCACAAGGGCTCAATATTTGGCTCCTCGGCCCCATAGAAGCCCGCTCTCTAGGCCTAAATAATGTCCGTTTACGCTGGAAAATTTTACTTATTTCCTCTCTCTTAGCTGGCGGAATCACCGCCTTTTGTGGCCCCATTAGCTTTGTTGGAATGGCGGTCCCCCATTTGGCCCGATTGATTTTGGGCAGCCAACGCCATCAAATTTTACTGCCTTTTACAGCCCTCTTAGGAGCTGTTTTGCTGCTAGCCTGCCAAATTTTGGCCCAGCTTCCTGGCCTAGAGCAACTACTCCCCATCAATCTCATCAGCTCGCTTTTAGGCGCTCCCTTTCTGCTCTTTCTACTGCTTTCTAAACCTTTAGATTAGGGGCCTCCAGGGCGGCTACGCCTTCTGGCGCTATGCTTCGCCGCTCGCAAGTCTGCTCGGCCCTGCGTTTTTTCGCTGCGCTCAAAAAAACTTGGTCTGGCCTGCGGCCACGGCTGCGCAGCGCTGGGCCCTTGCTGGGCCAGCCAACTGGCCCCAAAAAGGCCCTTTGGGCCAAAAAAAAGCCAGCGCCCTTTCGGGCGCTGGCTTAAAATATTCAACTCAAAGGCTTAGCCTTTTTGAGCAGCTTGAGTTTTCTTCTCAGTGGCCGCAGCAGCAGTAGCTTTGGCTTTAGACTTGCAGCAAGACTTTTTGTCGCCTTTGGTGCAAGCAGCTGCATTAGAACAAGCTTTTTTGTTAGAAGCAGCTGTTGCTGTAGCAGCAGCTTTTGATTTGCAGCAAGATTTACCAGCTGCAGCTTTAGTGCAAGCTTTTTTGTTAGAAGCAGCTGTTGCTGTAGCAGCAGCCTTTGATTTGCAGCAAGATTTGCCGGCAGTTGCAGTTGCCTTAGTGCAAGCCGCTTTGTTAGTGCAAGCTTTCTTAGACTTAGTGCAAGTTTTTGTAGTAGCTGTAGCTTCAGC
This window contains:
- a CDS encoding glycosyltransferase family 4 protein, which codes for MSIAVNARFLLTNKLEGIGWYSFEILKRWVEQHPEEEFVFFFDRPYDPQFVFGPNVTPVVLGPPARHPILFYLWFEWSLPAAFKKYGCDRFFSPDGFLSLRANIPTLLVIHDIAWKHFPDLVPWAHRKHYEYFMPKFIAAAQKIATVSQYSQDDILAQFPAAQGKTFYSYNGCHQSYKPLTEPEQQLIREKYAEGQDYFLYLGSIHPRKNMLRLLQAFEDFKAKTNSPILLLVAGRLAWQNDELKTYLDQMNYRSSVRLLGYLPQEELPKVLGAAYALLYVSLFEGFGLPLLEAAAAGVPALGANTSSMPEVVGEAGLLADPYSVADISAQMQRLAQDKALYQKLKAATAQQASRFSWQTAAEELWTELMNLNV
- a CDS encoding T9SS type A sorting domain-containing protein, producing the protein MFNQKLTTALFAVALLFSWNAAFAQVTVWGAGSADVHTDSVGRFASADGTLGSLGWTLTSAYTPQWEYTPTGASASLAAADTLFSPSWADGSAMFDGFYHYFNDTTATGDPKIQEAYLTSPVIDLSAYADSILTIEGYARTVALNEGFDGYTVEVSLDSGATWTILTDFSATTDLPTLGAFSNGVLFKEGFFSLNFTRPLREAAANQSLENCFIRFYYNDYAYFYGVDDISIKTNEPYSDIRLASISQVSDEGTTNLRLLEDTDNMFWGGTVDNIGSENIAGSTLSMYIEVLDPSGNVAVLDTLAITDAIPAYYVPDSSSTTLEGTINGWLPTVAGTYTVNQWVAYDQAPASGYTPNANDSMSTQFVVTEDMTLSKTFLDADGYPVTSGSGALLNEDAAGQLPGVMEWGSMYYIPNYAIDPATEDSLMIDSMSYMGYTPSSATIDPSLAGGLVSIATRIYEVADTDSTGLWTQDPASAFDPELILSGIGNDTVALVAGDSYQRRVNIVGLNSVYGVTLKPNTAYVATVIQSDVINGLRTANGEHRGMFISIAEAVDYTDNFVVQEDNSPSGLVRVSPTVLRTGYIGTSGLVGHRWYNIGYGLDAIPAISLNLATKFPVNVTQNPDVTTEFSIFPNPATEQITAKVELTEMNSNVQYIITDATGRMIINEQKNDLQSDVVTYDVSNLPAGVYFFSVRTAKGASSQKFVKQ
- a CDS encoding ABC transporter substrate-binding protein — encoded protein: MRYFLPFLALLLFACQGEAPTSSQEEAQTTSSIELRQAQGFKVKAIENGQYLVEIGEQRFCLYPRTLKISKRLENYQYLPYPLKRVVCKSSPAWAMIELLGEHKSVVGISDARDFKSHYVEILPELGREQLNYEALLLLSPELVVGYGAKADPKLADLNIPELRLKEYAEASPLAQMEWIRLFGLLFEKDEMAQNFVNERFAAYKELKQLAQKAQTRPSVLLGSQFGGGWYLAGGKSFMAQYLADAQANYLWKDLPGKEGVPLDFEAVLAKGQKADYWLNVGSYRSFEELRANNPRYALFQAFQQKKIYNYYGNVYCGTGRRNFFESGTIYPDEVLSDLIHIFHPELLPNWRLHYYYDWADDAF
- a CDS encoding FecCD family ABC transporter permease, whose product is MMHFNRFFSLFLALLLLFALSLALGSSPISISQLWQGLSLGPQSTEGLASIIWQLRLPRSLAAILAGAGLSVSGLLLQTFFRNPIAGPFVLGISSAAGLGAALWIMGGSLLGLSSFWAASRWGLLAAAASGAAFCLFILLLLAWRLGQRPAHLLLMGLMLGSFTNAFILFLQYFSPKEELQSFIFWSMGDLNRLGWSELALLTPLVFFALFLAFLLAQGLNIWLLGPIEARSLGLNNVRLRWKILLISSLLAGGITAFCGPISFVGMAVPHLARLILGSQRHQILLPFTALLGAVLLLACQILAQLPGLEQLLPINLISSLLGAPFLLFLLLSKPLD